The window atgcttctcgcacaagaactcgtagatagctccgcgtagttcaaacacacgggcgagcacagcgccgcgagacagccaacgcacctctgaatgataaaggagagagctgtgttcacttcccaagtcatggcatagggatgaaaacaggcgtgtattcaatgcgtttcgttttatgaagttgaccgtcttgacaacgacatcaaacacaccactgagctcaacactgagatctttggaggcgagagcctctctatgaatcaggcagtgtgtccaaattacccccggagccaccctccttacatgcgcaaacagtccagtcttgctgccactcatggctcgggccccatcgctgcataatgcaacgcacctctgccacgagatattgtgctccgtgaaaaaatcgtccagtgctttaaatatttctacaccggtagttcgcccgggcagtggtttgcaaaaaagaaattcctcgcacatagtgccactgtcctcgtatcgcacaaatgttaacagttgcgcatcattagtaacatctgtcgtctcgtcgatttgaagggaaaacagaactgtctgaagttttgccatcagctggtctttgacatcatttgccatttccccaattcgtcttccgattgtgttgtctgacaacggaatagtttttaatttgttggcacattcttcgcttaccatagctctgcacatatctatggctgctggcaatataagctgctctgcaatggtatggggcttcttactttttgcaaccctgagagcgaccagatacgatgctttcagtgcgttttcatttatttttgcactcttcctcatggtagcctgctgtcctttgaaatcacgcaacatctgttgcatgtactcaacgggtttggccttcaagtggacgtgatgcgtctccatatgccgcgtaagtttcgacggcttcatagcttcattacagagaattgttgaacatacgaaacacagtggtacctcctctcctgctctgtctgtcgtcactgtgaatccatatttaacatattcctcattgtattttctttgtcgtcttttttgcgaagttgacacttcggaagcctgtccttgccctatcgtggcggcctgtccctctgtcgtggcagcctgaccctctgtcatggcagcctgtccctctggcactttcctcactacaaaacgatccattggtgctagatatatagctagactagtacatatgtaacaaatgtttgctgtactacaacctatcttaaaatact of the Eleginops maclovinus isolate JMC-PN-2008 ecotype Puerto Natales chromosome 4, JC_Emac_rtc_rv5, whole genome shotgun sequence genome contains:
- the LOC134863801 gene encoding protein FAM200A-like; its protein translation is MVACDSLMVMSCVANLTYYSLRTVLRAKLTHIYKHSRREYFKIGCSTANICYICTSLAIYLAPMDRFVVRKVPEGQAAMTEGQAATTEGQAATIGQGQASEVSTSQKRRQRKYNEEYVKYGFTVTTDRAGEEVPLCFVCSTILCNEAMKPSKLTRHMETHHVHLKAKPVEYMQQMLRDFKGQQATMRKSAKINENALKASYLVALRVAKSKKPHTIAEQLILPAAIDMCRAMVSEECANKLKTIPLSDNTIGRRIGEMANDVKDQLMAKLQTVLFSLQIDETTDVTNDAQLLTFVRYEDSGTMCEEFLFCKPLPGRTTGVEIFKALDDFFTEHNISWQRCVALCSDGARAMSGSKTGLFAHVRRVAPGVIWTHCLIHREALASKDLSVELSGVFDVVVKTVNFIKRNALNTRLFSSLCHDLGSEHSSLLYHSEVRWLSRGAVLARVFELRGAIYEFLCEKHSDLASNFNDSYWLTKLAYLTDVFAELNKLNSSMQGRDANVMQLYEKLDAFVKKMSKWIERVESNNLAMFPSVEEYPDSTDINDTICEHLRKLVRQFAKYFTDSEEWRRDSKWILLPFSDDASVGSSLTAVEEDKLIEMSTDSVRRHMYDTQPLVKFWISCQTEFPQLAAKAMRCLLPFPTTYLCESGFSTLAYLKNKYRARLDPENDMRLSLSTISPRIDRLCGLHHAQISH